A stretch of Cicer arietinum cultivar CDC Frontier isolate Library 1 chromosome 5, Cicar.CDCFrontier_v2.0, whole genome shotgun sequence DNA encodes these proteins:
- the LOC101511656 gene encoding uncharacterized protein — protein MLATSAVASLPKLPPVRRGRHCIEENVVPTSKFPRGLLTVDNSRSLGRRTRSTQAATIICAAALNARCGAEQTQTVTREAPTITHIPGKEKSPQIDDGGSGFPPRDDDGDGGGGGGGGNWSGGFFFFGFLAFLGFMKDRESEDEGYGYRDNRRRR, from the exons ATGTTGGCTACGAGTGCAGTTGCTTCTTTGCCCAAATTACCTCCAG TGAGAAGAGGACGCCACTGCATTGAAGAGAATGTTGTTCCTACATCTAAATTTCCAAGAGGGTTACTGACTGTTGATAATTCAAGATCATTGGGTAGAAGAACTCGTTCTACGCAGGCAGCAACTATAATATGTGCTGCAGCTTTG AATGCGAGATGTGGTGCAGAGCAAACTCAGACTGTTACTCGAGAGGCTCCAACAATTACTCATATTCCTG gGAAGGAGAAGTCCCCACAAATCGATGATGGCGGATCTGGATTTCCACCTCGTGATGATGATGGCGACGGTGGaggaggtggaggtggaggCAACTGGTCTggtggatttttcttttttgggttTCTTGCTTTTCTTGGCTTCATGAAGGACAGAGAAAGCGAAGATGAAGGTTACGGTTACAGGGATAACCGAAGAAGGCGGTGA